From one Culex quinquefasciatus strain JHB chromosome 3, VPISU_Cqui_1.0_pri_paternal, whole genome shotgun sequence genomic stretch:
- the LOC119769240 gene encoding syntaxin-17 — protein sequence MQQKIAARSQSSYSFQDDDNYDDEDDLRRGRRNGDNQYQLAAQIPQITSSYDRQADELRHRAECLKEMEVLQRDIVEIQDLFQAVHKMAHGQAEMVTAVEENVEVTQIQVEEGVTALQRALRYKKAIYPMCGALLGSCIGGPIGLVVGLKAGGLAAIGGGLMGFAGGKYIKNEEGVDVVDAIDGGDKGVEVEANGAALAVGATEQEQDQQQWVICERKE from the coding sequence ATGCAGCAAAAGATCGCCGCCCGGTCCCAGTCCTCCTACAGCTTCCAAGACGACGACAACtacgacgacgaagacgaccTCCGGCGTGGCCGACGCAACGGCGACAACCAGTACCAGCTGGCGGCGCAGATTCCCCAAATCACGAGCAGCTACGACCGGCAAGCGGACGAACTGCGGCACCGGGCCGAGTGCCTCAAGGAGATGGAAGTACTGCAGCGGGACATTGTCGAAATTCAGGACCTGTTCCAGGCGGTCCACAAAATGGCCCACGGTCAGGCGGAAATGGTTACGGCGGTGGAGGAAAACGTCGAGGTGACCCAGATCCAGGTGGAGGAGGGTGTAACGGCGCTGCAGCGAGCCCTGCGCTACAAGAAGGCCATCTATCCGATGTGTGGCGCCCTGCTGGGGTCCTGCATAGGCGGTCCGATTGGGTTGGTTGTTGGACTGAAGGCCGGGGGGTTGGCGGCCATAGGCGGGGGGTTGATGGGATTCGCCGGGGGAAAGTACATCAAAAACGAGGAAGGGGTGGACGTGGTCGATGCGATAGACGGTGGGGACAAGGGCGTTGAGGTGGAGGCTAATGGGGCGGCGCTGGCGGTGGGCGCGACGGAACAGGAACAGGACCAGCAGCAGTGGGTGATTTGCGAACGGAAGGAATGA
- the LOC6048468 gene encoding protein LLP homolog, translated as MTARSKSRRDKNNRIRRAKNKVKELKKLKKTLGMIDEDGMDIMEKVKEITEQQKKKEEEEKIKAEVREDIVKEETKDTVDHNEYIEIVHPESKVKHRYNTRTKQDQFGQYPVWYNARKEKRKQLLRDGKIKKKRGRPGRKMHFIDETCNWRNIV; from the exons ATGACGGCCCGTTCCAAGTCCCGGCGGGACAAAAACAACCGCATCCGGCGCGCCAAGAACAAGGTCAAGGAGCTGAAGAAGCTGAAAAAAACGCTCGGCATGATCGACGAGGACGGAATGGATATCATGGAAAAGGTCAAGGAGATTACCGAGCAGCAGAAGAAGAAGGAG GAAGAGGAAAAGATCAAAGCGGAAGTCCGGGAGGACATCGTCAAGGAGGAAACCAAGGACACCGTTGACCACAACGAGTACATCGAAATTGTGCACCCGGAGTCCAAGGTGAAGCACCGGTACAACACCCGAACCAAGCAGGACCAGTTTGGGCAGTACCCGGTGTGGTACAACGCCCGGAAGGAAAAGCGAAAGCAGCTGCTGCGCGACGGCAAGATCAAGAAGAAGCGCGGTCGGCCCGGCCGGAAGATGCACTTTATCGATGAGACCTGCAACTGGAGGAACATCGTTTGA